A genomic region of Haliotis asinina isolate JCU_RB_2024 chromosome 1, JCU_Hal_asi_v2, whole genome shotgun sequence contains the following coding sequences:
- the LOC137255935 gene encoding NFATC2-interacting protein-like, with amino-acid sequence MGDRIPLESKDMNVISGSDSDSSDDDSPPKIRKTRSTRSVRSTLAANPSAKPVPFLKKQVSVYSTRVTKCLEDLKSGRIQLCIDKDEEEIPKADPQQPDVKTDNRVPVVALDDSKDDLECSHVATPESSFVRSRSPTPPPTPDSTVTHKSTRTRRMNRNMKKALKTLEGMKDTIRVHSSSEDEDLVIVSHLCSPTPETTSMTAKIRYKSKIYKYSMMKADTFQSIKTRLAGDIDVEEDHLFLMLADRNILPTDTPISIGLHIADILDCHLYSPGVLDMLEEDIPARDAISLYVQCSNRKNKVLIKISKHQALRKLMSTYATKVKTELSYLKFMFDGEDISPSMTPEMLEMEDMDTIDAIEL; translated from the exons aTGGGAGACAGGATTCCCCTTGAAAGCAAAGATATG AATGTTATCTCTGGGTCAGACAGTGACAGCTCAGATGATGATTCTCCTCCGAAGATCCGCAAAACACGGTCAACAAGGTCCGTCCGTAGCACATTAGCTGCCAACCCATCAGCTAAGCCTGTACCATTTCTCAAGAAACAAGTGTCAGTGTACTCGACTAGAGTTACAAAGTGTTTGGAAGACTTGAAATCAGGCAGGATTCAGCTCTGCATCGACAAAGATGAAGAGGAAATACCAAAAG CTGACCCCCAACAGCCAGATGTAAAGACCGACAACAGAGTGCCGGTAGTGGCGCTCGATGACAGCAAGGATGATCTGGAGTG CTCTCATGTCGCAACACCTGAGTCTTCATTTGTGCGTTCCCGTTCGCCAACGCCGCCTCCCACCCCCGACTCTACAGTGACACACAAATCAACCAGGACTCGCAGGATGAACAGAAACATGAAGAAGGCTCTCAA GACATTGGAAGGTATGAAGGACACAATACGAGTGCACTCGTCGTCCGAGGACGAGGACCTGGTGATTGTCAGTCACCTCTGCAGCCCTACACCCGAGACCACAAGCATGACAGCCAAGATCCGCTACAAGTCCAAGATCTATAAGTACAGCATGATGAAG GCAGACACATTCCAAAGCATCAAGACGAGGCTAGCAGGGGACATTGATGTAGAGGAGGATCATCTGTTCCTAATGCTGGCCGACAGGAACATCCTGCCCACAGACACACCCATCAGCATTGGCCTGCACATCGCTGATATCCTCG ACTGCCACCTGTACAGTCCTGGAGTGTTGGACATGTTGGAGGAAGACATTCCGGCCAGGGACGCCATATCGCTCTATGTGCAGTGCAGCAACAGGAAGAACAAGGTCCTCATCAAGATAAGCAAG CACCAGGCTTTGCGCAAGCTGATGAGTACATATGCAACCAAAGTAAAAACAGAACTGTCGTACTTGAAGTTCATGTTTGATGGAGAAGACATTTCACCGTCCATGACTCCAGAGATGTTGGagatggaggacatggacacAATAGATGCCATCGAATTGTGA